The following DNA comes from Triticum aestivum cultivar Chinese Spring chromosome 3D, IWGSC CS RefSeq v2.1, whole genome shotgun sequence.
GGAAGTGTATAAACATACACTATAGTAACAAGAAAAACCACTTCCAAAAAAAATCACGCAAACTCGTTTTTCTAAATCTTGCATCAAATTCTCCATACACAAACAACCACACAGTAATCTTAGATACATCACGCTAAAAATAAACTAATAGAAAAAAAACGGACGTCACTAGACTCACCTTTCAGGATGGGTTCtctccccctcccctctcctccctgCTCCCCGCCCTCTTCCTCCCCCTGccccgcctccccccttcccctccgCTGGCCACCTCGTTGTTGGTGGATCTCCCTGGCTTCCCGTCCACGGCGGGCCGCCCAGGGTCGTCCTCGGTGTTCTCTGGGTCCCGTTTCTGGGCTCTGGGGGATGAGGATGTGTTGTCCTCTGATTTGGAGGATGATGCCCCGTccgtcggggcggcggcggtgccggcCGTCCGGGCGCCGGCTCGGGTCCGGAAGTTTGCTCCGGGGGGTCGGGGCCGGCCGATGGTGTCGCCGGTTGGGTCTTCGGGTGGCAGCGCGTCGGCTGTCGCCGACGCAAATCTGGTAAGTGTCCGCCCCCGTCTCCTTCTCGTGGCATCCTTGGCTCTTCTCCCCCTGTCGCTGCGGTTTCGGGCGCTGGCCTAGGCTCGCCGTCTGCTGTCGCCACTCCGTCTTCGCCGTCCTGGCCATGGCCGCGGCCGGTGGCGGCTGCCGCGCCGGTGGGTGGGGTGCTGGGCGTCGGACAAACCCTAGATCCTGCTCGGTTGGTGGATGACGTGGGGCCACGGGGCTTGGTGGGCCTTTCTGTTCCTGGGATGGAACGGGCTGGGCCTGCTGGGCCGCCTGTGCTTTCCTCGTTGGCTgccttcccccctctcccctccATGGCCCCAGGGCAGTTGGTTGTGGCCTCTGCCCCGCCTCTCCCCTCCCCCCGGCCCAGGTGCCTGTTCCGGCCCAGTTGGGCCTGGCCAGCGCTGGTTATATATGGGTGCGGTGTGGCTCCCTTCCCCCCCTTCCTAGGGTTCCCTGCTTCCGCCGCTGACATTCGCAAAGCGCATCGTCCCATCTGCCACTTCCTCAGATCcacctccccttcccctcctcctgtCCTTCGCGGAGGTCCTTGCCATGGACAAATCCAGGGGATCCTCCAATGAGGCCCTCTCTGGCAGCAAGCGCCGTCGTGAGGAATCGCCGGGGTCCGGGGTGGACCTAGCGTACGAGGCCGAGCTTCGTTCCAAGCTGGAGGCCGGCCGCGTGTCGCACGAGGTGGAGCGCGAGCGTGAGGCGTGGGCGGCTGGCCCGGAGTGGCTCCAGCGCGACGAACATGCGCGGTCGGTCGTTGGATCCGGGGCGGCTCTGCTTGGATCTGGTGGCGCGTCTGCGGCGGTTCTGGATCCGTGGGAGGTTGCTGCTGCTTCGACTGATGGCGGTTCCTTCTTGTCGGTGTCGCGCCAGGCTCCGGCCTGGGGCCCGGTGGTTCTGCCGCGACAGCCTCCTCGGTCCTTTGCTGTTGGTGCCGCTTCTCGCCCTTCCCAGCGCTTTGGTTCTGGCTCCTCCTCTGCGCAAGTCAGGGATTGTCGCGGTTTGCCCTCTGGCCCGGGCTCTACTCCCGCCGGCCTTGGGGACGGCCTTCTCCCGCCCCCCTCTCCCCGTCATCACTTGGTTGCTCCGAACCCCTCTCCTTCCCTTACATGCTTCGCTTGCCACCGATCGGGCCACTTCCAATCCAGATGCACCAACCCCCCTTTTTGTTTGATCTGTCGTTCTGACGGACACCTGACTGTCGACTGTCGCAATCGCACCAAAACTCCCTCCTTCGTGCATTTTGGGACCGGTCTTCCTGGCTCCTCATTCTTTGCCCTTGACTGTGATGTGCCTGTGGTGGTGGCTGCTTCGTCGCTCTCTAATGCGGCTATCATCTCCGTCCACGATCAAAAGATCTCTCCGCAGACCTTGTTGGATGGTTTGAGGATCTGGGATGAAGGCGGTTGGGATTGGCAAATGCGCCAGCTTTCGGAGTCTGAGTTTGCGGTGGTGTTCCCTTCAAAGGACTGTCTACGGATGATTGTGTCGTGCACGAGTTTCACTCTGCCTCTCAACCAGTTGGTTGTTTCTGTTAAGGCGGCCACCTATGGTGTGAAGGCCGTTGGTCCTCTGTCCAAGACTTGGGTGGTAGTTGATGATGTGCCAGTGGGTTTGCGGTCGGTTGAATTCATGATGGCATTTGGGACTCTCATTGGCAAACCCGTGGAGGTTGATTCTGAATCTTTGGGGAAAGTTGGCCCGGTGCGTCTCAATATCTGGTGTGTCGATCCTGTTTGCGTGCGTGGTTCTGTGGACGTGTTCCCGTCTTCTGAGGGTGTTCGACTGCGGGTTCGGGTCGAAGGTGCTGAAGCTTTCCAGgccccacctccgcctcctccttctaaTTCGGTTGATCCTGATGATGATAAGCAGGGAGATGGATCCGCTGGTGGGCAGAGCCCAAGTGGTGGTACTGATCCACATTTCACCCAGTCTGAGTGGGACGGTCTGGAACCTGAGGTGAAGGAACTGTTTAAGGACAATGCCCCGGTTGATAAAGCTCGGAAAGATGCGGGTGCCAAGCTAATGATAGATGAGGTGCCTCTCGGGAACCGTGCTAGCAAGGGCACCCCGATTTCCGCTGTCTGTTCCAACCTTCCTGCTCGCCCACAGTCGCCTTCTTTTTCTGGGATTGAAGATCTCCTTGTGTCTCCTCCTCGGTCCAACGGGCCTgcatctaagaagaagaagaagaaaacatcggTCAAAAAGTTTTCAGCTAAGAGCAGGGCTTCCTCTGGTTCCAAGCAATCCATGACGGGCCTGACTCGCCGTCTAGATAAGGATTTGGCGGCTTTGGGATCTGGCCAGGATATGGCCTCGCCTGCTGCTTGCTCTCCGGTGCTGCGGTCGCCAGCGTCCATGACGCGCAAGGGGCATCGCGTGCGTGACTCTGGTGTGTCGGTGGCGGTGCGGGCTGAGAGACGTGCTGCGGCCAGGGATCTTCCTGCTTCAGGTACGCCAGCCCagtcccctcctcctccttccccgatCTGTCTTGTTTTACCTGCTCTTTCGGATGATCATTTGCTACACATTTTGTCGGACGTTGGTGTTTCCGTCGACCCTGGGTTTGGTTCTCCGTCCCGTTTTCTCTCTGTCATTAGGGCGAATGAAGTCTCCCAAGCGGCTATTGccaaggccaaggaggccgcggccTCTGCTGGCGCTGCTGCCCAGGGGCCGGTGGGGGATAATGGAGCGGCAGATGGTTGTGTCCAGTTGCCTCCCCCCTACCCAAGCGAAGAGGGGTCCGGCCAAGCACTCTAAAACCTGTTTAGCCCCTTGCTGGTCTAGCCTCCGCATTAAAAATCTTCCTTATAAATGAAAGCCATGTTCTGGAACGTTAGAGGTTTTGCCGCTAGGGGGCGGCGAGACCAGATTCATGATTTGGTTTGCGGGGAGAACATTGACATTTTAGGTTTAGTGGAAACTTTTAAAGAGTCCTTCTCTCCTTCTGAATTATCTGCAGTTGCAGGCATGGACAGATTCGACTGGCATTTTCTTCATGCCTCGGGCCACTCTGGGGGTATTCTGATTGGTTCTAAACGGGACGTGTTTGACTTTATTACTTTTGATCATGGTATATTTTGGGCTAGTGTGGTGGTTCATCACCGACAGCTAAATACTTTATGGGAATGCCTTGTGGTTTATGGCCCCGCTGATCATTCACTTATGTCTATTTTCCTTGATGAGCTTTATTATAAGATCGAGTCTTGCAATATTCCGTTATTGATTGGTGGTGACTTCAATCTCTTGCGCTCTCCGGCTGACAAAAATAATCTTAATTTCTCTTGGCCCCTTGCCGATGCCTTTAATGATTTCATTAGCAATTGTGCGATTCGTGAACTCCCTAGGGTGGGGGCCCGGTTCACTTGGTCCAATCATCAGACTAACCCTGTCCGGTCGGTGCTGGACCGGGTTTTTGTCTGCGACAGATGGGACTCCCTTTTTCCCCGTGCCTCATTGAAAGCTAGACCTGCGGTTGGGTCTGACCATGTTCCTTTGGTGGTTGACGCGGGCCTTAATCCTATTCTGACCACTTCCCGTTTTCAATTTGATGCCTCTTGGCTCCTTGTGGAAGGGTTCGGTGATATGCTGGCCACCAAGATCTCTACTTTTCTTAATACTCCCCGCCGGTCCTTTGGCCCCATGGATGACTGGCACAAGTGTGCATATGAGTTGCGCAAGTTCTTAAGAGGCTGGTCCCGTAATAGGGCTGCTGAGCAGCGCAAAGAGAAAGATGCCCTTGAATCTCAACTCCGGGCCTTGGACCATTCTGCGGATCGATCTGGGCTCTCTGCTTCCCAATGGTCCGTCCGTTATTCCTTGGAagatgccttgatgcagttgcatcAACAGGCGGAAATATATTGGCGCCAGCGCGGTTCCCTTAACTGGACCTTGAAAGGTGATGCTATGACGGCCTATTTCTTTGTGATTGCTAATGGCAGAAGACGGAGGTGCTTCATTGATAGCCTTATCATTGACGGTGCCAGGACTTCGGATCAATTCCTCATCATGAGCCATATAGTTGGGTTTTTATCTTCTCTTCTAGGGGCCAAACAAGATTCTGGCCTGTCCTTCTCTTCTGATTTTTGGGATAATGACAGTAAGATTTCTTCCGCTGAAAACGTGGACCTAATGATCCCTCTATCTGATGAGGAAATTTGGAACGTGATTAGCTCAGCCAACATGAACGCTGCCTCGGGGCCTGATGGTTTTTCTAACCCCTTCTTCAAAAAATTCTGGCCACAATTGCGGGGGCTCGTATGTAAGATCATCCAAGGGTTTTGTTTGGGGATGGTGGACATTTCTCGACTTAACTATGCTGTCATTACTCTCATTCCTAAAGTCAAAGGAGCTGATTTGATCTCGCAATTTCGTCCTATTGCTCTTATTAATAATTTTGCTAAATTCCCTGCTAAAGGGTTCGCCACTCGCCTCTCCCCCATTGCTCATCGAACCATCAACCCTTTTCAATCCGCCTTTATTAAAGGTCGATTCATTTTGGATGAGATCCTTTGTTTACATGAAATAGTGCATGACCTCAAAATTCGTAAGTCTAAAGCAGTGATCATAAAgcttgattttgagaaggcttacGACTCGGTGAGCTGGCCCTTTTTGAGAAAGGTTCTTCTGGCTAAAGGGTTTGATGGATCCTTTCTCCACAGAATCATGCAGAtggtctggggggggggggcacactgCCATTTCTGTGAATGGCCAGATTAGTAAGTTTTTTGTCAATGGTAGGGGCCTAAGGCAAGGTGATCCCTCCTCTCCCATCTTTTTTAATTTCGTAGCGGGCGCCTTATCTCGTATTCTCTCTAGAGCAGCTAATCATGGGCATATTTCCCCGGTCATCTCTCATCTTATTCCTGAAGGGGTTACTCActtacaatatgcggatgacaccatcGTAATGGTTGATTTAAATGACTCTTGCCTTGCTAATCTCAAATTCATCCTCCTATGCTTCGAAGCCATGTCGGGCCTTAAAATCAATTTTTCGAAGAGTGAGGTTATTGTCACCGGTGTGGATGATAATGAAGCCTTAAGGGTGGCCCGTCTTCTTAACTGTAAGCTAGGGTCTTTTCCTTTCAAGTATTTGGGTCTCCCCATCTCCCCGGATGTTCTTCATGCGAAGGAATTTGCCCCGGTGGTAACCAAGGTGGGCAACAGGGTCTTGCCCTGGCGTGGCAGATACAATACCAACGCGGGCAAAGCGGCACTGATTAATGCTTGTTTGACTTCCCTTACAGCAGTGGAAATCATTGACTAAGGTGGACGATCAAGATGCGCTATCTGAGTTGATATCCAAAGTTCGGGCCTCGGCGTCTAATCTATGCAGACAAGAGCAGGATGCTTAGTTGGTTTGAGCTTCGTTGGCCAGTCTCTTTTGGGCAGTAACTttccggcctgcgtgccgtgtactGGCTAGGGAGCCATGTACCCCCTTTTTAACTCTCCTTCGTTTGACCCTGGTTGGGGTCTTGCTGGTTGTGTGTTTGAAATCTCCGTGTGTTTGCTACCTGCcttatggctttatttataaagtcgggcgcatggcttttcttaaaaaaataaatTAATACTGATCACCCGGCCCGATTAACGAATAAAGCCCCATCCTGAAGTCGTACTCGTTTTCCTCGAGGTAAAACGTGTATTCCTCGATGTCCGCGGCCATTTGCTTGCTGCACGGGCATGGGTGGAGTTTGTAGACTCTGGCGAAGCGCTTCTTTCACTCGTTGTCCGGGTCGTAGCAGTGCAGTTTGCCCGCCCGCCGgtactcctccaccacctcctcctcctctatgttGATGTAGCGCATGGCTTCCGCGTGCGCGACCTTGACGAACGCTAGCCGTGCCTGCAGGCGGGCCACCTTCTGCGCGCCTTGCGCTGCAGCTTTTTTCCGTCACCCGCACAAGCGACGGCGGTCCTTTTAGCTGCGTTCGAGCATGCTCTTTTCCCCATGATTGCCTCTGAAGGATTTTCTACTCCTCAGGAGAGAGGCCGCGTACGTATATATTGATCGAGGCcaaagcctggccgtggcgtgtACGTGCTGGATTACATCAACGATTCGGTTTATAACTTACCAAACCGTGTGCAATTCTGGACGACTCTGGTTGGTAGGCAGTGGCGAGCTGCAGCGAgctctaaggccttgtacaatgggagatgcttagaggagtgcttagaaaaataaaccgagattttctgaagcaccggtgcctatttctacaggagagacgcttagttaagcgtctaccctgtacaaataagcaccgatgcttaaggaaagtctggtttatttctctaagcacctcccattgtacaaggcctaagccctttttttcatatatatactcCCAATTTATTTATATCTTATATTCAGTTTAGAAATTAAAGAGGAAATATTCAcatattgaaaaaatgttcacgcaCATATAGAACCATTTATACAATTTTAGAAAATGCTCGTTTTTTATTAATATTTAGAGAGCGTTCAAGTATTTGCATTAAGTATGTGTGATTTAAATGGGCCGGGATGAGAGCGGGGGCCAAGGGCCGAGCCTGCCACAAGAAGATCGCGCTGTGGGTGTCCGAGTGGGCCGGGACCCTGCCGCAGCGAGAGTCCGTATCCGACTACCAACCGCGCCGCGCCGCGGCGACACTTCCAGAAATCCCCGCAAGAATCCGCGCCAGCACCAGCACTAGCAGCAGAGCCAAAGCAACCAGAGCGTTCGCCATTGTTCCTCCCCTCTCGCCCCGATCGTACCAGCTGTGTGCGAGCATCCAAGAAGAATCGAAGCTGATGCCTGCGCCGCCGCTCCGGACCGTGCACCTGCGccggtctccctcgccgcccgACGACGCGCCAGAGTCGGCGGCCATCGCCGTCGACGGAGGCGGCGGGGTGGACCTCGCCCTGGTGGGCCGCGCGCTGGGGCTGGACCCCGCCAGCGTCCGCCTCAACGGCTACTTCGTCAGCCGCGGCCCCGGCCACGTCTCCACGGCGGTCACCTGGGGCGCGCTCCTCGCCTTCTTCGCCGCGCGCGGGCTCCCCACCGGCGCCGACCCcaccgcgcccgtcgccgtccgcGGCAGGCCCGCGCCTTCGCCCCCACGCCCAGGTGCGCCTCTCTTACAGTATAATACGCACTATTAAAAGGTTCTTGCGGCGCCGCCGTGTTCTTTGAGGAAACCCCGACTTCTTGATTCATGGCGCTACTGGAGATAGAGAGCAACATGCTGGATGGAAGATTACATGTTTGCTTCGTGACATTTTTTTAATCTGTCAAGTTTGCGGCTGTGGAAGTACATTGTGCGACCGAGAGTCCAGCCAGCAACCTGTTGACCTCTGGTTCTCTGAAACTTGCTTCTTATAATCTGGAGTGTATGGCAGTCAATGTTGTTCAGGGTCCAATGCTTGATTGAGTTTCATCAAATACTAGTACACGATACGAAAGGTCCAAAGATATAGTAGCAACTTATTTGAGCAAGTTGTAAGCATATTCAGATCAGGGGTATTAGAAATTCTACTCTTCATGAAAATTCATCCCTCGGTTTTATTAATTTGCAAGTTCATTGTCAGCTAGTTAGAGCAAGAGCATTGAGATATTGTATTGAACTGCCCCGGTAATAATGCGTCTGTTATTTTCCAACTCCACTCTACTCCTCCTGATTTCGGTACTATGCTCATAGCCTCACAGCATTCTCATCTTCTCATCTACTTGTTGCAAAGCTGTGTTAGTTGGTATGTGCATATTGCTAGATGAATGTTGTTATGCTGCACTCAATAAAAAGCTTAATCCAGAGAGATATTCCCATAAAATTTTGATCTGAATCTGCGCATGATATTCCTGTCAGATCCTGGAGTTCTTCAGTCCTCCAAGCGTAAGTCTGGGTTGGAGACAGAAAATTGTTCCAAGAAGAGCAAGCTCCAACACAACAGCTCAGCTCTTTCAAAATCTAGCGAGGAGCTACTTAGTGATGAGATCACCCTTGGTTTGAAGAGAAGACTCAGATTGGACGACATGACTCCATCTAAGAGGATCAAACAAGTAGACTACAACTCAGGTGAGTTATAACAGATTAAGTTCAGTCTCTTAACTTAATCATTCATATTCATAAATTAAATACATCATATCCGGAAATCTGAACTCTTCCTTATCAACCAATTGAGCAGAAACACAACAGCCAGTAAAATTCTCCTGCAGCTTCATGAACGGGCACGGAAAGCGGACACGAGATGAGGAGATGGTCACCTCACTCCCATGCAAGAGAGTCCGGTGATGTCGAATCTACCAGCAGACTGAGACTTTTGTGTCACAAGTCTTGGTTACTCGAAACAACTCGCAGAGCTAAGATTATGTGAACTGTCATGGCTAAGCGGCTTAAAGCTATGTGTAGATGTGTAGATTGGTCTGGAGCCATAGTTTCAGGTTTGTATCAAGTGCCAGTTGAAACAGTTGTAACACTTAATTTTTCTTGTGTACATCGGTGTGTTTGTATGATGCCAGAAAATCTGCTAATGGTGGTCCAAGATGATGTAATCAGTGCAAAATGCTAATGTCAGTACTGTCAAATCAGTAACCAGTGCATTTGCCACCTTCCCAAAATATGTCATGTAGGTTTTGTTGAGCAAGTTCATAGAAAAAGCTATCAACAGCTACAATACCAAATCAGTATCAATGCATACATCATGAAATATGTTTACATAGTGTATTTATTTAGTATAGTAGATATTGATATCTTTCTATAAACTTGGTCGACTTTTTAAAATGGCTTGAGATAAAATTAATATTCCTAATATTTTGGGAAGGAGATTTTAATCAAAACAGAAATGTACTTCTCAATTACATCAACTGCTGCATCTTTATGAGATGAGCTGAAATAttcagtagtactccctccgtaacataatataagacattttttgacagtGTAAAAAAACGTCTCCCTCCGTaacataatataagacattttttgacagtgtcaaaaaacgtcttatattatgttaCGGAGTATTTCACTAGACAGTTATTAATAGCCGATAAATTCTTattaaattatactccctccgtcccataatgtagtgcatatagattttttaaGAGTCAAACCTcaccaactttgaccaagtttttgaagaaaaacatttacatctagaatgccaaACATATATATCATTATACTCATCATAAGATGTAGTTCATATTTTATATATTAGGTATTCTAGATATAGATAGTTttctctataaatttggtcaaagtttgcaaactttgacttttcaaaaaatctatatgcactatgttttggaacggagggagtaatatttggGGTTCACAATTCTGTACATGAGTGGGAGAAAAAAAAGACGAACTATATGCAAATGAGAAAATAAATGCACTATTATGTTCAGCAGAACTCATAATTGTGCATACTTTTGAGCTTTGCATGTAAAATAGTTGACGATCATACATACAGGCATACAGCTAAAACAATGGCAGCATAAACATTTTAGGCCTAAGCGGTCAACactagaggaactacatctcttgATATTGACAGTGAGCAAAAAGATTGCACAACTGAGGCAAGAAAAACATCATTCCAGGAGAAAGATTAGAAGAGCATAAGGTGGTAGTCAACTGGTCTGCACTCTTAACACTGTATTATCTCTAAATTCACACAATAAGTGAGGCAAGAAAAGCATCATTCCAGGAGAAAGATTAAACAAACATAACTACAACACAGGTGGCAGTTAACTAGTCTGCACTCTTAACACTATACTGTGACCTTGCACCTTGAAAACAAAAATATATACGGCAAACTGAAGCATTAATACCTGGCATCCAAGTGCAAGGTCAC
Coding sequences within:
- the LOC123075236 gene encoding uncharacterized protein, producing the protein MPAPPLRTVHLRRSPSPPDDAPESAAIAVDGGGGVDLALVGRALGLDPASVRLNGYFVSRGPGHVSTAVTWGALLAFFAARGLPTGADPTAPVAVRGRPAPSPPRPDPGVLQSSKRKSGLETENCSKKSKLQHNSSALSKSSEELLSDEITLGLKRRLRLDDMTPSKRIKQVDYNSETQQPVKFSCSFMNGHGKRTRDEEMVTSLPCKRVR